Within Candidatus Babeliales bacterium, the genomic segment TTAATGATTACCGATCATCAAAGTGCCTATGCAACAAGCTTGTACGAACAATTAACGGCGCATGGTTTGCGTGTTGAAATTGACACGTCGGGCGACAAAATATCAGCACAAATTCGTCGTGCACAAATGGATAAAGTGCCGTGGATGTTGGTGCTTGGCAAGAAAGAAGAAGAGCAAAAAACGGTTACGTTACGCTTGGCCGATGGCCAGCAGCAGGGTGATTTGACGGTGCATGATCTTTGTGCAAAAGCAGATGCGCTGAATGCAGAGCAGTCAGCATAATAACTTTTTAGGATAACTAATGAGTGATTGGTCGTTACCAAATATTGTTAAAAAAAGTAAAAGCAATGCATTAAAAAAATTGCGTGCCATAACGTACCAAGATTTTGATGAAGCCGCTAAAACTTTTGTTCGGCAGTCGGCATTGCGCTTAAAAGCGGGCAATTGGCTTTACGATACCATGCCAAGTGAAGACTTTTTGGATGGCGAGATTGGTGATTTTAAAATTTTGGAAGAAGCAAAAGCGCATAAAATCTTTGCGCCTTTTGTGGTTAAACAGATTTTTGAACCGGGAACGCGCATTGCGGTAATTGGCGATGTGCACGGCGATCTTGAATCATTAGTGGTTATTTTGCAAGATTTGCAACGGCAAGGTTATCTGGATGAAGACTTTCACATTATTGCTGAAGATTTTGTGATCATGTTTCTTGGTGATTATAGTAATTATATGCCGCACAGCGTTGAAGTTGTGCGGCTTCTTTTTTATCTTAATCGCGTTAATTTTGGTAAAGTGTTTCTAACGCGTGGTAACCACGAATATGCTCTTGCAAATAAAAATTTATATGAGCAGCATGCAACAATTGGTCAGCAAGATTTAGGAGAGCGTTACTCTTTAATTGAAGAATTTGCTGAAAAGTTTGATATTTATTATTACCCAGATTTGTTGTACTGGTACGATTATTTGCCGTTGACGTACTACGTTGGTTGTGCTAACGAAAAAACGCATGTTACTAATTTTATTAAATTTTCGCACAGTGGTATTGAAATTGGCTTTAACCCGCAACAGCTTTTAGTAACGCGCGATGTGCGTTTTGAGTTGATTGAAAACATTAATCGTCACAACGCATTGCAAAAAATTTTGACCGACAAATCGCTGAGTCATTTGCATAAAAAAATAAAAGAAGTTTTTTCGTATCTTAAAAAAACACCGTTAACAACCTTGGCAGAAACGTATACTGAAAAGGGCTTGATCGACTTTAATAGCCCAGAAACATTGATTGCCAGTAAGCTTGGCATGCAGTGGAATAACTTTTTGCCTGAAGACCAAGATTGCGGTTTTGCTGCCTCGCTTAAAAATAAAAGTTTTTATTTTGGTAAAGCAATTACCGAATATTTTTTACAAGACCTTTCTGAAGGCCCTGGCATTAACATTGCGGCAATCATTCGTAGCCATCAGCATTTTAATGACGAAGATGCTGAGATTAATTTTAAAAGTTCTATGCTTGATAAATTAATTGAAAATAAAGGTTATGTGCGCCAATGGCAGGGCATTGTGCACACGCTAGGCGATGTTGGTTTTACCTCGGGTTACAATAGCTATGTTGTGGTACAGCTTGAGCAAGCACTCCCAGAGTGGAGCGTAACGCATTTTTCTAAAAAACTTGGTGATGCGGCGTTTAAGCAAGTTACGCAAGCCCTGCTTGGTTAAATGAGTGCTTTGAACCCTGGTAGTGATTGTTCTGCAAAGTCTGTTGCCAAAAATGCCAGTGTTGCCCCACCGCCCGTTGAAAGAAAGCCAATTGAATCTTGTAGCTTATTGGTAAACGTTGCTGCTACTGTATCGCCCCCGCCAATTATGCTCAGTGCGTTACTGTCAGCAATTGCCTGCAAGATTTTGGTGGTTCCCTGCGCATAAAATTCGTTTTCATAAATTCCCATAGTGCCGTTAGCAAAAATTGTTTTTGCTTTAGTAATATCTTGAGAAAATGCTTCTATGGTTCCCTGTCCAATATCTACGATGGTGCCATTGGTTGGAATAGCGTCGATATTACAAAACTCCATGGGGTGGGCGTCGCCAAATGTTACCAAGGCATCATGCGGAAGGCTAACGCTGAGCTGGAGTTCGTCGGCCTTGTGTAAAAAATCTCGCGCAAATTCAACCGCGCTCATATCCACTATGCTTTGGCCAATGTGGTAACCTTGTGCATGTAAAAAGGCGTGCGCCATGGCCCCACCAATCAAAAATGATTGTGGCATAACGTGTCGCGGGCGTTTTAAAATATTTTTTAACAGGTCGATTTTATCTTTTACTTTGTTGCCACCAAGAACCATGACGTACGGCTGTTGTGGCCGTTCTTTAATTTTTGTGAGCATGGTAATTTCTTTTTCAACCAAAAGGCCTATCGAGCGTTCTTCGGGCGCAAAGTGTTGGGGCAAAAGGGTGGTTGAGGTATCGTGCCGGTGCATGAGCGCAAAGGCATCGTTAACATAACAATCGGCCAAGTTTTGGAGTAAGTCTGCAAAAATGGAGGCAGACTTGGGTTCCTTTTCCCCGTTGAAGAAACGTAGGTTTTCAATTAAAAGTATGGCATGGCGGTCGGTGCGACTTTTTGCTTCTGCTTTCAAGAGGTCAATCTCGTACGTTATGTGGTAGCCACGTTCTTTAAACCAGTCTACCAGCAGGGCGGTTGAAAGGTTTTCGTCAAAATAGTTGCTGCGGCTTAACGACTCTGGGTTGCCAATGTGGGTAGCTAAGACAATTTTGGCATCATTTTCAAGCAAATAATCGAGCGTTGGTAGCAGGGCGGTAAGCCGGTAGTCATTAATAATAGCTTTATTGTGTAAAGGTACATTGAGATCGGCCCGTAAAAAAACACGCTTTTTAGCCACATTTAACTGCTTCAAGTGCTTGAAATTCATAGCTTCCCCCTGTTATTTAAAAAGAGCGACTTTTGGACGTTTTTTGGCACTTTTGCCTTTTGACAATAATTTTTCCATATGTTAATATAATTTCATAGTTGTAATTTTAAGTAATAATGGAGGTTATTCTTTAAATTCAACAAATACCTGATGATGGTAATAAAGATCAATACTTTTGAGAAGTGCCGGTAGTTAGGTGCTTGTCGAGTTGTTTTCATAAGGAGGTTTTATGAAACGCATAAGAAATGTTATGTTTTTGGCGCTTTTTGCCGCTTTTGGTAGCCAAAGTTTAGTTTTTTCTGCTGCCAATAATGAGCAGGGCCAAGACGGCCAAATGCCGCTGGTAAGAATTGCCGAAGGTCTTGATTTGACGGCAGTACAAGATTGGTTGCAACAACTACCTCAGTTGCCAGACTTTATTCAAGATCCTGAACAAGAACTTGTTGAGCAAGATCAAGGGTTGAACGACGAAGATCCCTTAGTTCCGGTTGCCACGGGCAGAATAGCACGAGTTTGTCAGTTTACTGCAGAACATAAAAAAGCTGTTACAGCCGTACTCGCAGCATTGTTTTTGATTTTTAGAAAGAACACTGTTCCTGTTATAACGTGGTTTGCTAGCAGAGGTATTGACCTTGTTAGTTATCTTGCCAATCAAGGGCTTGCCGTTGGCGGTTATCTGTTGAATGAGTGTGTTTTTGGTTACAATCCACGAGACACGCTTACAGCAATAGATCTGCCATGCTGGTTTGCAGGGTCTGAAACTAATCGCTTTATTTGTCAAAATTTGCCTGCATCAACGAGTGCTGAGATTATGTTTGAAGGCCTTTTCCTTCCAGCAATGCTTTTTGTTCTGATTTATCAGGTCTATCACCGCCTTTACCTTCCTTACAGAGGGTAATTCTCAATATCTAGGAAATAAATTTCAAATAAGCAAAAAGGCGCGACCGAGTCGCGCCTTTTTGCTTATTTACCTATTTTTAGGGCGTTTGAAAAACATAGCCCCCTCTGCTAAGCTTATTACATGATAGATAGTGAATCTGTCAGAGTTTTAGCAACTTTTTAGCAAGGGGGGAGCCTGCTATGAAAAAAAGTATGACGTTCTTATTTGTTGCGCTTTTAAGCGGAACATACTCACTCAGTCTTTTGAGTAACAATGAAGTTGGTCCAACGGTATTTCCTGTTGTTTCTATGCCTGAAGATGAACAACCTTCATCAGAAAAGAACATGCAAGCAGCTTTGTTGCAAGAGCAAAAGCTTAACGAAAAGCGCATGCAACAAATAGTTATGTTGGAGCAATTGAAGTATTTGCAAGAGCAAAAAGCGCTTTTGGAAAAGCTTGCTCCTAAAAAAGAAGAAAAGAAAGATGACAAGAAATCAGCAAGCATTCAAGATGCTGCGTTGAAAATGGCAAAAGATACCCTACTCAAGGGTGTTGATTTGAGCCGAACAGCATTTATTTATACGGGTGGTGCTCTTATTGCAGCATTTGCTCTTGCTGGTGGCGTAAAGTTACTTGTAGAATTTGAAGTTCTCAAGAACGTTTTAACATGGCCAGGATCTGTTGCACGCGATGCAGGACTTCAGATGTGTGATGGTGCCATGTCATGGTGGGACGAGGATGTTTGTACTAACAAATATTTGAAATCAAAACGAGAAGTTCATCTTGCACCAAATGAATATGTAGTTCGTGCGCAAGACCAACAAATGCCATGTCAGCAATCGACAACAGAACAACAAGTAAAACAAGCAATGTGCGTAGAAGATGCTTACTGGGCAGAAAAAGCAGGCCTTCCTGTCTGCGCTAACTAAATCTTCTCAAATAAATCTGAATAATAAAAAAGGCCTCACGCGGCAAAGCATGGGGCCTTTTTTTATGAAAGCTTTTTAAAAATTGTCGAGCATTTCAAGTCGCTTTTGATATTGCTCGCCTTTAAACTCTGCGCTCAGCCAGGCTTTAACAAGAGCAACTGCTTGTTCGGGTGTGGTAAAATCTGCTGCTAGCACCAGTACATTGGCCCCATCATCGCTGCGGGCCATGCGTGCTACCTCTTCGTTCCAGCACAGTGCGGCATAAATACCTTTAAAGCGGTTGGCTGCTATTGCCATGCCCACGCCAGAGCCACACAGCACAATCCCTACGTCTGCTTGGCCTGACAAAATTTCTTGGCATACTCGTTTGGCGTACAACGGATAGTCGGTCCGTTCGTCGGTGTGAGTGCCTTGGTCTGACCAGGCGTACTCTTGAAAATGGTTGATCAGATGTTTTTTAAGTGCAAATCCGCGATGATCAGCACCAATAGAAATCTTTATCACTCAATAACTCCGCGTGTTTTTTATAATCTTTACGGTCCCAAACCAAAGGAACTTCTTTTGTTGGTGATGCAATGACCAGCGTTATTGGATCGTTCGGGTTGACCAGGTTTTTGTTATCAAGACCTTGTTGTGGAAACTTAATTAAATACACCGTTTTGTGCGGGGTAAATCGATACCCAAAAAATCTTTGATATTCAGGTTCAATTTCTACTTCTTTAATGCTGACAGGCTCAATGCGCTTGCCGTTTGGTGTTCTTAAAAAGAGGGTCCAGTAAGAATTTTTTTCATTTAAAGCAGGGTTGGTGTTATCGCGAATTTCGGCTAACACGTAAAATGATATCCAGTGCTTATTTTCTTCAAATTCGCGATTGAGCAACTCTTGGGGGTCTTTGCCGCGACGTTGTGCAAAATTTTGAGCATATGCTTCTCGTGTCTGGTCAGAAAGTAGCAAGACATCAAAGAGTGCTTCTGTTTTAAATTCACTATAAATTTTTTGGGAGCGTACATTGTTGTGGGTTATTTCTCGGCAGTCTTTGGTTTCGTTGCCTTGTGGGAATTCGCTTGTAACGACTTTGTGATACTTTATGCACGATGGAAACAAGCACAGACTACTTACCATGCTTATTAAGTATCCAAGTTTTTTCATGATCATACGGGTATCTTTCTTTGCTAAGGTCTTCACTCACCATCTTTTTAAGATATAACTCTATGCCAGAAAATATACCAGATTTTTATAAGAAAAAGCATTGTTTAAAAAAAACAAGGACTTATAAAAGTGAAAATAGCTTAAAAAAAGCTCTAAAAGCCGATATAAATAACGATTGAGGCGTTTGTGTGTAATTTCAAGTTTGATATAATTGTTAGTGGTCTGAAAAATGGCGATACGACAAAATTATATTATTTAGGGTTCACGGGGGAACTGATATGAATGTTATGCATCGTTGTGCTATAGCGTTAGCCTTGGTTTTTGTTTTTGGTGGCGGTAGCCTTTTTGCTGCAGCAAACCAGAAAGATGAGCAATTTGAAAAAGATATTCTTTTAGCAATTGCTGAAAGTTTAAAAGAACAGGCGCCTTCTTCTGCTGATTCTACCAGCTCTACAAGTTCTGCGCTTGTTGTAGCACCACAACAGTCACAGCAAAGTGGCGCATCGGCAGCTCTTGAAAAATTGGCAAAAGATTCTAACCCTGCCGTTCAGGTGCAAGCTCAAATGTTTGTAGCGTTGATGCAAGAAATACGTGGAAATGCTACGCAGCTTTCTAATCAACTGACAGAGTTTAGAGAAGAAGCTTACGCCAATCACACAACAACTCAGGAAACACTGGTTCAAATTCGTGATACTGCTACCGATCAAGCAGGTACCTTGGCTGGCCAGGCTGAAGTTTTGCAAGATCAGGCTGGTACGTTGGCGCAGCAAGCTAAAACATTGGAAGAACAGCTTGAACAACTCCTTACTCAGGGAAATCAAGTAGGGAGAATTGATGAAAGAGTTGATGTAATTCTTGCTTCTGTCCAGGCATTAGAAAAAGCTAGTCGTCAATTGAGACTTAAAGCTGCCTTTGCAACGGTTGGCATGAAAGTTCTTGCGCCACTGGTTGTGGGGCTTATTATCAGTCCGCTGCCTATTTTGGTTACCACACCAATTGCTTTTATTAGTGGGCTATATTTTTCTCGCCAAGATATTATGGAACTTGCTGAAGAAATGCCAGTACTGAACGCTGCAATTAGAACAGGGAGCTTTTTCTGGGCAATGGCTTCGAGCTGGTTGCCATCACGCTCTTCTTCAAGTGCACAAGAGAATGTTGTACCAGTAGAGCCGGTAAGCACTGAGCAGGTAGTAGTGCCACCAGCGCTACCTGAAGTTACAGAATCATTAGATGCTCCGGTACCACCTTCA encodes:
- a CDS encoding metallophosphoesterase gives rise to the protein MSDWSLPNIVKKSKSNALKKLRAITYQDFDEAAKTFVRQSALRLKAGNWLYDTMPSEDFLDGEIGDFKILEEAKAHKIFAPFVVKQIFEPGTRIAVIGDVHGDLESLVVILQDLQRQGYLDEDFHIIAEDFVIMFLGDYSNYMPHSVEVVRLLFYLNRVNFGKVFLTRGNHEYALANKNLYEQHATIGQQDLGERYSLIEEFAEKFDIYYYPDLLYWYDYLPLTYYVGCANEKTHVTNFIKFSHSGIEIGFNPQQLLVTRDVRFELIENINRHNALQKILTDKSLSHLHKKIKEVFSYLKKTPLTTLAETYTEKGLIDFNSPETLIASKLGMQWNNFLPEDQDCGFAASLKNKSFYFGKAITEYFLQDLSEGPGINIAAIIRSHQHFNDEDAEINFKSSMLDKLIENKGYVRQWQGIVHTLGDVGFTSGYNSYVVVQLEQALPEWSVTHFSKKLGDAAFKQVTQALLG
- the pgk gene encoding phosphoglycerate kinase, whose product is MNFKHLKQLNVAKKRVFLRADLNVPLHNKAIINDYRLTALLPTLDYLLENDAKIVLATHIGNPESLSRSNYFDENLSTALLVDWFKERGYHITYEIDLLKAEAKSRTDRHAILLIENLRFFNGEKEPKSASIFADLLQNLADCYVNDAFALMHRHDTSTTLLPQHFAPEERSIGLLVEKEITMLTKIKERPQQPYVMVLGGNKVKDKIDLLKNILKRPRHVMPQSFLIGGAMAHAFLHAQGYHIGQSIVDMSAVEFARDFLHKADELQLSVSLPHDALVTFGDAHPMEFCNIDAIPTNGTIVDIGQGTIEAFSQDITKAKTIFANGTMGIYENEFYAQGTTKILQAIADSNALSIIGGGDTVAATFTNKLQDSIGFLSTGGGATLAFLATDFAEQSLPGFKALI
- the rpiB gene encoding ribose 5-phosphate isomerase B; amino-acid sequence: MIKISIGADHRGFALKKHLINHFQEYAWSDQGTHTDERTDYPLYAKRVCQEILSGQADVGIVLCGSGVGMAIAANRFKGIYAALCWNEEVARMARSDDGANVLVLAADFTTPEQAVALVKAWLSAEFKGEQYQKRLEMLDNF